From Rutidosis leptorrhynchoides isolate AG116_Rl617_1_P2 chromosome 3, CSIRO_AGI_Rlap_v1, whole genome shotgun sequence, a single genomic window includes:
- the LOC139900327 gene encoding uncharacterized protein, which produces MVEKLRHVRRYWVMAESGSPQFVMCSNSLSSTSGIISLISLVVYFIPILQSIGVVVGSIAPIFRSFTILNFKLFTKWNINRFMVFKVEKHWIQTTCDWKESNITFLSRGTWSRTLVRNFQKLFLGLCIGIQKVIVVSSKIMELIPTVIVILVMYCWYSWKSLVAKLIMPHMIVVGNDDVNQDLSDHVLQLEDEMELGDRKLKRISNTVNNLIQKAEKEQNEDLLVFLGTSTGFKGVKNFDSDQVEDVTSVKLVSSWSLPVVTLTCIAISHPNVPKNEVDSLFKSVCKGLLY; this is translated from the exons ATGGTAGAGAAACTAAGACATGTTAGAAGATATTGGGTTATGGCTGAAAGTGGTAGCCCTCAGTTTGTGATGTGTAGCAACTCGTTATCCTCTACTTCCggcataattagtttaattagtctaGTTGTATACTTCATACCTATATTGCAA tCAATTGGAGTTGTTGTAGGTAGCATTGCTCCAATATTTAGAAGTTTTACAATCTTGAACTTCAAATTGTTTACTAAATGGAATATAAACCGTTTTATGGTTTTCAAAGTAGAGAAGCATTGGATCCAGACGACGTGTGATTGGAAAGAAAGTAATATAACTTTTTTATCACGTGGAACCTGGTCAAGAACTCTTGTCCGTAATTTTCAAAAGCTCTTTTTAGGACTATGCATTGGCATCCAGAAGGTTATTGTTGTATCAAGCAAAATAATGGAGCTCATTCCAACAGTTATCGTAATCTTAGTCATGTATTGTTGGTATTCTTGGAAGTCTTTGGTGGCAAAATTGATTATGCCACACATGATAGTAGTAGGAAACGATGATGTCAACCAAGACCTTAGTGATCATGTTTTGCAACTCGAAGATGAGATGGAGCTTGGTGATAGGAAGTTGAAACGCATATCGAACACTGTAAATAACTTGATTCAAAAGGCGGAGAAAGAACAAAATGAAGATCTTTTGGTGTTTCTCGGCACTTCAACTGGATTTAAAGGAGTAAAGAACTTTGACAGTGATCAAGTTGAAGATGTGACTTCTGTTAAACTTGTTAGCAGTTGGAGTTTACCAGTAGTGACTTTAACATGCATTGCCATTTCTCACCCTAATGTTCCTAAAAACGAAGTTGACAGCTTGTTCAAGAGTGTTTGTAAAGGTCTTTTGTATTGA